The following DNA comes from Cryobacterium psychrophilum.
AACGGGCCCCCGTCGCCCCTCCCCTGTTTCCGGGTGCCGAGGTGTTCGGCGGCAGCATCCAGGTTCGCTTCATCAACGCGGGTGGCTGCAACGATTGCCCACCCGAGTTATCCGCCGCATTCGGACCCGTCTACGACGTGGAGCGTTACGGCGTTCGTCTCACCCCCTCTCCGCGGCATGCCGACGTACTCGTCATCACCGGCGGCGTCACCCGCAACATGGCAGAGCCGCTGCGGCGCACGATCG
Coding sequences within:
- a CDS encoding NADH-quinone oxidoreductase subunit B family protein — translated: MSVLRLATLIRQGGRIAERAPVAPPLFPGAEVFGGSIQVRFINAGGCNDCPPELSAAFGPVYDVERYGVRLTPSPRHADVLVITGGVTRNMAEPLRRTIDATPTPRFVIAVGDCAITGGIFAKGHGMAGPVSEFVHVDISVPGSPPSPHDIVLALRRMTGR